Proteins encoded by one window of Chryseobacterium sp. POL2:
- a CDS encoding choice-of-anchor L domain-containing protein gives MCNNLVFKFIFILSFVFTNSLGKAQYINVDTNYNAQQLVDKFLGANNTCISISNISVTGHNFGGNDLSYGVFNKATSNFAIDEGIILSTGKAKSAIGPNNSLQSNTDAGWSGDPDLEHALSIGNTSYNATVLEFDFVSSNSSKIFFEYMFLSEQYLRTIDSGSCNYTDGFAFLIKKVGDTDYKNLAVIPGTNIPIKSNTVRGGGESCPAINDQYFGQYNYGNSPNNFNGETKILTATTDVIPGATYRIKLVIADQGNGLYDSAVFLKAGSFVGNKDLGPDLSLENGTALCTNASHTIDATPTVAQGTAVAYTWKKDGVIIASAQNQPTYIVNYNQPGYYEVEVELASGCKLIGNITIDLQILPIIGNTTFNNICDDDLDGMAEVYFAAYSQQIITNMSESYNVKYFKNPPSNINNPDFSQAINSIKFNTAAQDVWIWIKPGSCTPTLQKITFNQNSKSNYQTLSPIEICDNDLDGKTKIDLTDYLNILIPGYTGQPTYYKKFADAGKRQNAIASVVEVDITQPSQTYYVRFHQSGLCDNVAPISFNLKQPKASTQLPKEVTVCKNATYPELDAGTGKDPITGLGAFTSYEWSFNNATTQSIQNVPVGVYTVKLGYNGCFYTQTVEVKEAPTAIIDAIDISGSTVTVTAIGGTAPYQYALDDDAASAFQSSHVFKNVTLGNHTIYVKSNDNCDAVSRDFSLINIPNVISPNADGINDVINLSELLNKTDSRLKIYDRLGKLVFEGNTGNNFIWDGKLNGRVLSTGSYWYVAEWIEPTSGKMQQIKSWILLKNY, from the coding sequence ATGTGTAACAATCTAGTATTCAAATTTATTTTCATTTTAAGTTTTGTATTTACAAATTCTTTAGGAAAAGCTCAATACATAAACGTTGACACCAATTACAATGCACAACAATTGGTCGATAAATTTTTGGGAGCCAATAACACTTGTATCAGCATTAGCAATATTAGCGTAACTGGACATAACTTCGGAGGAAATGACCTTAGCTATGGAGTTTTTAATAAAGCTACGAGCAACTTTGCAATAGACGAAGGCATCATTCTTTCTACTGGAAAAGCAAAATCTGCTATTGGCCCCAACAACAGCTTACAAAGCAATACAGACGCTGGCTGGAGTGGCGACCCAGACCTAGAACATGCTTTAAGCATTGGTAACACATCATACAATGCAACGGTTTTAGAATTTGATTTTGTGTCTAGTAATAGCTCTAAGATTTTTTTTGAATACATGTTCTTATCCGAACAATATTTAAGAACAATAGACAGTGGAAGCTGTAATTATACGGATGGATTTGCTTTTTTAATAAAGAAAGTCGGCGATACAGATTACAAAAATCTGGCTGTAATCCCAGGCACAAACATCCCCATAAAATCGAATACCGTACGAGGTGGCGGAGAAAGCTGCCCTGCCATTAACGATCAATATTTTGGACAATACAACTATGGAAACAGCCCAAACAACTTCAATGGGGAAACCAAAATATTAACCGCCACAACCGATGTAATACCTGGCGCAACTTATCGCATCAAACTGGTTATTGCAGACCAAGGCAACGGCCTTTACGACTCGGCTGTTTTCTTAAAAGCTGGAAGTTTTGTAGGCAACAAAGACCTTGGCCCTGATTTAAGCTTAGAAAATGGTACCGCACTTTGTACCAACGCTAGCCATACAATAGACGCTACCCCAACTGTTGCACAAGGTACGGCAGTGGCTTATACTTGGAAAAAAGATGGCGTTATCATAGCGTCCGCACAAAATCAACCAACATATATTGTTAACTACAACCAACCGGGATACTACGAAGTAGAAGTGGAACTCGCTAGTGGATGCAAGCTGATTGGCAACATTACAATAGACCTACAAATTCTACCTATAATAGGAAACACTACTTTTAATAATATTTGTGATGATGATTTGGATGGTATGGCAGAAGTTTATTTCGCGGCATACTCTCAACAGATTATAACCAATATGTCCGAAAGCTATAATGTGAAATATTTCAAAAACCCACCGTCAAATATTAATAATCCCGATTTTTCACAAGCAATTAACAGCATTAAATTCAATACAGCCGCGCAAGATGTTTGGATTTGGATAAAACCAGGAAGCTGTACGCCAACTTTGCAAAAGATTACTTTTAACCAAAACAGTAAAAGCAACTATCAGACTCTTTCGCCTATTGAGATATGCGACAATGACCTTGACGGAAAAACCAAAATTGACCTTACCGACTACCTTAACATTTTGATTCCCGGATACACGGGTCAGCCAACTTATTATAAAAAATTTGCTGATGCTGGTAAAAGGCAGAATGCAATAGCTTCGGTGGTGGAAGTGGATATTACACAACCCAGCCAGACATATTATGTAAGATTTCATCAATCTGGACTTTGTGACAACGTAGCGCCCATTAGCTTTAATCTTAAACAACCCAAAGCCTCTACCCAACTTCCAAAAGAAGTCACGGTTTGCAAAAACGCAACCTATCCAGAGTTAGATGCTGGTACAGGAAAAGATCCCATTACTGGTCTAGGCGCTTTCACCTCGTATGAGTGGAGTTTTAACAATGCCACTACACAAAGCATTCAAAATGTACCTGTGGGAGTCTACACCGTAAAACTAGGCTATAACGGTTGCTTTTATACCCAAACTGTAGAAGTTAAAGAAGCGCCAACAGCCATTATCGATGCCATTGATATTTCTGGTTCCACGGTGACGGTGACGGCAATCGGGGGCACTGCGCCTTATCAATATGCTTTGGATGACGACGCAGCTTCGGCCTTCCAGTCGTCTCATGTTTTCAAAAATGTAACACTTGGCAATCACACTATTTATGTAAAATCCAACGACAATTGTGATGCGGTTTCTAGAGATTTTAGCCTTATTAATATCCCAAATGTTATTAGCCCAAACGCCGATGGCATCAACGATGTTATTAACCTTTCCGAATTGTTAAACAAAACGGATAGCCGTCTCAAAATCTACGACCGTCTGGGAAAACTTGTCTTTGAAGGCAACACAGGCAACAACTTCATCTGGGATGGTAAGCTCAATGGGCGCGTTCTCTCTACAGGAAGCTATTGGTACGTTGCCGAGTGGATCGAACCGACTTCTGGAAAAATGCAGCAAATAAAAAGCTGGATTCTTCTGAAAAATTATTAG
- the trmB gene encoding tRNA (guanosine(46)-N7)-methyltransferase TrmB, with the protein MGKNKIARFEENKLLPNVFQPTREEALNNYPLKGNWRKDVFKNEKPIVLELGCGKGEYSVGLAKAFPEKNFIGIDIKGARFWFGAKEAHTLGMDNVVFLRTQIELIEHFFAENEVDEIWITFPDPQIKYKRTKHRLTHPDFLARYKKIMKKDGMVHLKTDSEFLHGYTLGYLQGAGHNIITAHHDIYGAPEYDPETPLLREIQTYYEQLFSAKGKTITYIRFQIK; encoded by the coding sequence ATGGGGAAGAATAAAATTGCAAGATTCGAAGAAAACAAACTATTACCAAACGTTTTTCAGCCAACCCGTGAAGAGGCGCTTAATAATTATCCACTAAAAGGGAATTGGAGAAAAGATGTTTTTAAAAATGAAAAACCAATTGTACTGGAACTTGGTTGCGGAAAAGGAGAATACAGTGTTGGACTGGCCAAAGCTTTTCCAGAAAAAAACTTTATCGGTATTGATATCAAAGGCGCACGTTTTTGGTTTGGCGCTAAAGAAGCCCATACTTTGGGAATGGATAATGTGGTCTTCCTTAGAACACAAATCGAGCTAATAGAGCACTTTTTTGCGGAAAATGAAGTGGATGAAATTTGGATTACTTTTCCAGATCCACAAATTAAATACAAAAGAACAAAACACCGCCTGACACATCCAGACTTCCTAGCGCGTTATAAAAAAATCATGAAAAAAGATGGCATGGTGCATCTAAAAACAGATTCCGAGTTTTTACATGGCTATACCTTAGGCTATCTGCAAGGCGCGGGACATAACATCATTACCGCACACCACGACATTTATGGTGCGCCAGAATACGATCCCGAAACCCCTCTTTTAAGAGAAATACAAACTTATTACGAACAACTGTTCTCAGCAAAAGGAAAAACAATTACTTATATAAGATTTCAGATTAAATAA
- a CDS encoding aminotransferase class I/II-fold pyridoxal phosphate-dependent enzyme: MKQFDPANNIQDLQYFGEFGGVNPSISDSSTYTFLSAKTMFDTFEGNTDGCYLYSRHSSPSNLYLGEALAQMEATEAANVTASGMGAITSTLMQLCKSGDHIVSSRTIYGGTYAFLKNFLPDYNIKTSFVDITNLELVEASISENTKVLYCESVSNPLLEVADIAALSKIAKKHNIKLIVDNTFSPLCISPIALGADVVIHSLTKFINGRSSDTVGGVVCASQEFINDLKNVNSGACMLLGPTMDSLRAANILKNLRTLHIRMKQHSHNAKYLAEMFEKDGLTVKYPGLASHKDHALYKSMMREEYGYGGLLTLDVGTVEKANEVMETMQNENLGYLAVSLGFYKTLFSASGSSTSSEIPEDERKSMGLSDGLIRFSIGLDNDIQRTYEKMRACLIQAKVIN, encoded by the coding sequence ATGAAACAATTTGATCCAGCCAACAACATTCAGGATTTACAATATTTCGGAGAATTCGGCGGTGTTAATCCTTCCATATCGGACAGTTCTACCTACACCTTTTTATCAGCCAAAACAATGTTCGACACTTTCGAAGGCAATACCGATGGCTGCTATCTATACTCGCGACACTCCTCTCCTAGCAATTTGTATCTTGGAGAAGCCCTTGCACAGATGGAAGCTACCGAAGCCGCCAATGTTACGGCATCTGGTATGGGCGCGATTACCTCAACACTGATGCAACTTTGTAAAAGTGGCGACCACATCGTTTCCAGCAGAACCATCTACGGTGGAACTTATGCATTTTTAAAAAATTTCCTTCCCGACTATAACATTAAAACCAGTTTTGTAGATATTACAAATCTAGAGCTAGTCGAAGCGTCGATTTCTGAAAACACCAAAGTTTTGTATTGCGAATCTGTTAGCAATCCACTTTTGGAAGTTGCCGATATTGCTGCTCTATCGAAGATTGCAAAAAAACACAATATTAAACTCATTGTTGATAATACATTTTCACCACTTTGTATTTCACCAATAGCTTTGGGTGCAGATGTTGTTATCCACAGCTTAACAAAATTTATAAACGGAAGAAGCAGCGACACTGTGGGCGGCGTTGTCTGTGCAAGTCAGGAATTTATTAATGATCTTAAAAACGTGAATTCTGGTGCCTGCATGCTACTTGGCCCAACAATGGACAGCCTTCGCGCGGCTAATATTCTTAAAAATCTAAGAACCTTGCATATTCGCATGAAACAACATAGCCATAATGCTAAATACTTGGCCGAAATGTTCGAAAAAGATGGTCTTACAGTAAAATATCCAGGTCTTGCATCTCATAAAGACCATGCACTTTACAAAAGTATGATGCGCGAAGAATATGGCTATGGCGGACTATTAACACTGGATGTTGGTACAGTCGAAAAAGCCAATGAAGTCATGGAAACAATGCAAAACGAAAATCTTGGTTACCTAGCTGTGAGTCTTGGCTTTTATAAAACATTATTCTCGGCATCGGGATCTTCAACATCATCAGAAATACCAGAAGATGAAAGAAAAAGCATGGGATTATCAGATGGACTCATTCGTTTTTCTATTGGATTGGACAACGATATCCAACGCACTTACGAAAAAATGCGCGCCTGTCTTATCCAAGCCAAAGTGATCAATTAA
- a CDS encoding T9SS type B sorting domain-containing protein, which translates to MKRILSAFIFLFFFSQYFSQLDTEHWFAPMYDGQGNKGAEQYLHLSTNVTTPFVVSVYNNNRVIYQATIRKGSPAKIRITNRDYIIVNEEDIEKIFTVGTMGLFVKGDYPFFANLRFGVTNHAEIITSKGSAGLGTEFYTAMAPNTYTSLNIGFMTSFIATENNTTVTVDGYDKNLIFTDGNKQSSFTVNLNRGESYIIDGRALNPTNRSGFIGAHIVSDKPISVTNGNFNGQHSDNAVLLDGSDILMDQSVPVDKLGNEFILVKGFGKIGNQMERALVVATKPNTSIYVNGASSPIKTLVNPGEYFLVPESHYQHQGNGHYNLHIKTTENAYVYQLMGGVEENAGSTSALATGGMNYIPPLSCYLPTKIDEISDINQIGNTSYLTKLNIITEKGAIVKVNGATPNALYGPYDNATPEKKWVTYSIPNITGNVTIESDKAVTAGLSGGSNAVGYGGYFAGFSKIPLIVRKNGECLPGVVLEITEGFASYEWLIKTGNTYVPAPGVNNKNTYEPQQAGIYAVRIRQGSCAPEQTQDLKFYNCTTLTNYNYDMCDDLTVTPKFVLSTQNLLPPIKIDIEPTQGSATIAADGKSIIYKPNPGATGMDTFEYSFSGDGIIPDRESARATISINRVIANDESINECSTGSTATFDLTKTNYTSIANFKSVTYYKTQLGAETQDTAEQIPTSYAAPTGTIVYARIENTLNCHTIKKVTLNILNAPDVKPENYTKQHCDEEDGKIDNNYQADLNDVTTGINVAGFSVTYFKTQADANTPTAANTIPKNTPYIFTTSTNKIWVRVESGSCPIVIKEVELKIGAVIPDRTGTASYPENVCNDVNLFDYLGKFTTETNLVATYYKSLTDAQNGTNGTTITNPSNVSINNGNNTFYLRISNTTYCARIFKLELNKLSPPAPTFPNSPYTICDDGVATQRLDAGSAYTSWEWYNDNDHTTPIINSRYIDVKPGKYFVIVKSSASPCTTTSSIVEVKGEPAPVIDPTALTTTFCDNNLDGKAEVKFSTDVTPIILQNSALYSAAKYYKNAAMTDLITTDNWSFAVDTPVWVKVTPNYCAPISAMITLKVGHKVQVLKEKVTLAECGDLGGKFTVQNLDNYRNNFTNDAGLNITYHNSKSGAQNGNDVVTNADLTFTNSKTYYLRISGAGLCPSLAELKLNINIPTASLILEDKETCNGTTARLEVEAGFTGKVVWYNENDPTNAVSTDIAYDAPIGNYFVILTAQNGCTHKQFVKVTEVESAKIVAIIVEGSTVTIKAEGGKQPYQYALDNGSFGPNFIFTDVKPGLHTARVMTDSNCKPTEMQFSIIKILNTITPNNDGKNDVVDYSDLQSKIDAKFIVIDRFGKKVYDAADKKDFIWDGKLNGKPLPSDTYWYIMEWKELGAEIPSQQKGWILLKNN; encoded by the coding sequence ATGAAAAGAATTTTATCAGCGTTTATATTTTTGTTTTTCTTTAGCCAATATTTTTCGCAACTAGATACAGAACACTGGTTTGCACCAATGTATGACGGGCAAGGCAATAAGGGAGCAGAACAATACTTACATCTTTCAACTAATGTTACAACACCATTTGTCGTTAGCGTATACAATAATAACAGAGTAATCTATCAGGCTACAATTAGAAAAGGAAGCCCTGCCAAAATCCGTATTACCAACAGAGATTATATAATTGTAAATGAAGAAGACATAGAAAAAATTTTTACAGTAGGAACTATGGGACTATTTGTAAAAGGTGATTATCCTTTTTTTGCTAATCTTCGTTTTGGTGTTACTAACCATGCGGAGATTATCACGTCAAAAGGTTCCGCAGGTCTTGGGACAGAATTCTATACCGCAATGGCACCCAACACCTATACAAGTCTGAATATTGGTTTTATGACAAGCTTCATTGCCACAGAGAATAATACTACGGTAACAGTAGACGGTTATGACAAAAATCTGATATTTACGGATGGTAATAAACAAAGCTCCTTCACAGTTAATCTTAATAGAGGAGAGTCATATATTATAGATGGTAGAGCTCTTAATCCCACTAATCGTAGCGGTTTTATAGGGGCACACATTGTATCTGACAAACCTATTTCTGTGACCAACGGTAACTTTAACGGACAACACTCGGACAATGCAGTTCTCCTCGATGGCTCGGACATATTAATGGATCAATCTGTCCCTGTAGATAAACTAGGAAACGAATTTATACTTGTAAAAGGTTTTGGTAAAATAGGTAACCAAATGGAACGTGCATTAGTAGTCGCCACCAAACCAAATACATCAATATACGTCAATGGAGCATCTTCACCTATCAAAACACTTGTTAATCCTGGTGAATATTTTTTAGTTCCTGAAAGTCATTACCAACATCAAGGCAACGGCCATTACAACCTTCACATCAAAACAACAGAAAATGCCTACGTCTACCAACTTATGGGTGGTGTGGAAGAGAATGCTGGTAGTACATCTGCTTTAGCAACAGGAGGAATGAATTATATACCGCCGTTAAGCTGCTATCTCCCTACAAAAATTGATGAAATATCGGACATTAACCAAATTGGTAACACATCTTATTTGACCAAACTCAATATCATTACAGAAAAAGGTGCTATTGTTAAAGTTAATGGTGCCACACCCAACGCTCTATATGGGCCATATGACAATGCTACTCCTGAAAAAAAGTGGGTAACCTATTCTATTCCCAATATTACAGGCAATGTTACAATCGAGTCCGACAAAGCTGTAACTGCTGGGTTATCAGGCGGGAGTAATGCTGTAGGTTATGGAGGATACTTTGCTGGATTTTCTAAAATACCTTTAATTGTAAGGAAAAATGGAGAGTGCCTTCCAGGTGTTGTATTAGAAATTACAGAAGGTTTTGCAAGCTATGAATGGCTTATAAAAACTGGCAATACATATGTACCCGCCCCTGGCGTTAATAACAAGAATACCTATGAACCCCAACAAGCGGGTATCTATGCTGTTAGAATAAGACAAGGAAGCTGTGCACCAGAACAAACACAAGACTTAAAATTTTATAATTGTACAACACTTACAAATTATAATTATGACATGTGCGATGATCTAACTGTGACGCCAAAATTTGTACTCAGCACACAGAACCTTCTCCCTCCTATTAAAATAGACATTGAGCCAACACAAGGTTCTGCTACTATTGCTGCCGACGGAAAAAGTATAATTTACAAGCCCAACCCAGGTGCAACTGGAATGGATACCTTCGAATATTCTTTTTCTGGAGATGGCATTATCCCCGATCGCGAATCGGCGAGAGCTACAATTAGCATCAATCGAGTTATTGCAAATGACGAAAGCATCAACGAGTGTTCTACAGGCTCTACAGCAACATTTGACTTAACAAAGACAAATTATACGTCTATAGCGAATTTCAAAAGTGTAACCTATTACAAAACACAACTAGGAGCAGAAACCCAAGATACGGCAGAGCAAATCCCAACGTCTTATGCTGCGCCTACAGGGACAATCGTCTATGCAAGAATTGAAAACACCTTAAACTGTCATACCATTAAAAAAGTGACTTTAAACATTCTAAACGCGCCAGACGTAAAACCTGAAAACTATACCAAACAGCATTGTGATGAGGAAGACGGAAAAATCGATAACAACTACCAAGCCGACCTTAACGATGTAACAACAGGCATCAACGTAGCTGGTTTTAGCGTTACTTATTTTAAAACACAGGCTGATGCCAACACACCAACTGCTGCGAATACAATTCCTAAGAACACTCCTTATATATTTACAACAAGTACTAACAAAATTTGGGTGCGTGTAGAATCTGGAAGCTGCCCTATTGTCATCAAAGAAGTTGAACTAAAAATTGGCGCTGTAATACCTGACAGAACAGGAACAGCTAGCTATCCCGAAAATGTATGTAACGATGTCAATCTATTCGATTATTTAGGAAAATTCACTACTGAAACAAATCTTGTTGCAACGTATTATAAATCGCTAACAGATGCCCAAAATGGAACCAATGGCACAACAATCACCAATCCTAGCAATGTGAGTATCAACAATGGAAATAATACATTCTACCTCCGAATTTCAAATACCACTTATTGCGCTAGAATATTCAAACTGGAATTAAACAAACTAAGTCCACCAGCGCCTACTTTCCCAAATTCGCCTTACACTATTTGTGATGATGGTGTTGCCACACAACGTCTAGACGCAGGAAGTGCATACACCTCTTGGGAATGGTATAATGATAATGACCACACAACACCAATTATCAACAGCCGATACATCGATGTAAAACCAGGAAAATATTTTGTTATCGTAAAATCTTCGGCTTCGCCATGTACAACGACATCGTCCATTGTCGAAGTTAAAGGAGAACCAGCACCAGTTATAGATCCTACCGCATTAACAACTACATTTTGCGATAACAACCTCGATGGAAAGGCAGAAGTCAAATTCTCAACAGATGTTACCCCTATAATATTACAAAACAGCGCTTTGTATTCTGCAGCAAAATATTATAAAAATGCTGCCATGACGGATTTAATAACAACGGACAATTGGTCATTTGCAGTAGATACGCCTGTTTGGGTAAAAGTAACACCAAATTATTGCGCACCAATTTCAGCGATGATAACTTTAAAAGTTGGTCATAAAGTGCAGGTATTAAAAGAAAAAGTAACACTTGCAGAATGCGGTGACTTAGGAGGGAAATTCACGGTTCAAAATCTTGATAATTACCGCAATAATTTCACGAATGACGCTGGCCTAAACATTACATATCACAATTCTAAATCGGGTGCACAAAATGGCAACGATGTGGTTACCAACGCTGATTTAACATTTACAAATTCAAAAACCTACTATCTGCGAATTTCTGGTGCAGGACTTTGCCCAAGTCTAGCTGAACTAAAACTTAACATCAATATTCCGACTGCTTCTCTGATTTTAGAAGATAAAGAAACCTGTAATGGCACAACAGCAAGATTGGAAGTTGAAGCAGGATTTACAGGAAAAGTGGTTTGGTATAACGAAAACGACCCTACCAATGCCGTAAGTACCGACATAGCTTATGATGCGCCAATAGGCAATTATTTTGTTATACTAACCGCTCAAAATGGCTGCACTCATAAACAATTCGTGAAAGTAACAGAAGTCGAATCTGCAAAAATAGTAGCTATTATTGTTGAAGGTTCCACGGTTACTATAAAAGCCGAAGGTGGAAAACAACCTTATCAATACGCATTGGACAATGGATCATTCGGTCCCAACTTTATCTTTACAGATGTTAAACCAGGACTTCATACCGCCCGTGTTATGACTGATAGCAATTGTAAGCCAACGGAGATGCAATTCAGTATCATCAAAATTCTTAACACGATTACCCCGAATAATGATGGCAAAAATGATGTTGTGGATTATTCGGATTTACAATCAAAAATTGATGCAAAATTCATTGTCATAGATAGATTCGGCAAGAAAGTTTATGACGCAGCAGATAAGAAAGATTTTATCTGGGATGGTAAGCTTAACGGAAAACCTTTACCAAGTGACACCTATTGGTACATTATGGAATGGAAAGAATTGGGCGCCGAAATCCCTTCGCAACAAAAAGGTTGGATCTTGTTAAAAAACAATTAA
- a CDS encoding DUF6759 domain-containing protein, with the protein MKRLFYAVGILILASCSTANNTTPKKKQHITQSTNIKEIETYLSTAHKDDQYRLFLKKKLVSLKNASWMKNDKASPIATPTLNANKAYDNQSDKVDRALFNKLMDEDKSSEKQTTANVLNDLFNEADPNSPTSVVLIQNKSLCDMILNMEGPQLYNLAVPANSDKTIIVKKGSYTLRSNICDAAYESLKSINKNIVISLNIEKDKTKS; encoded by the coding sequence ATGAAAAGACTATTTTATGCTGTTGGCATTTTAATATTGGCATCTTGTAGCACGGCAAACAACACAACTCCAAAAAAGAAACAACATATTACACAAAGCACCAATATTAAAGAGATTGAAACTTATCTGAGTACTGCACACAAAGACGATCAGTACCGTCTGTTTTTAAAGAAAAAATTGGTAAGTTTGAAAAACGCATCTTGGATGAAAAACGACAAGGCTTCTCCCATTGCTACGCCCACTTTAAACGCTAACAAAGCATACGATAATCAATCCGACAAAGTAGATCGCGCACTTTTCAACAAACTCATGGACGAGGATAAATCTAGCGAAAAGCAGACTACAGCAAATGTTCTTAATGACTTATTTAATGAAGCTGATCCCAACAGTCCTACTTCGGTGGTGTTAATTCAGAACAAGTCGCTTTGCGATATGATTCTTAATATGGAAGGTCCACAATTGTATAATCTTGCGGTACCTGCTAATTCTGATAAAACGATTATTGTAAAAAAGGGAAGTTATACGCTTCGTTCTAATATTTGTGATGCGGCATACGAGTCTTTGAAATCGATTAATAAAAATATTGTTATTTCCCTTAATATCGAAAAAGATAAAACTAAGAGTTAA
- a CDS encoding Lrp/AsnC family transcriptional regulator, translated as MNLDDTDKKLLMLLQEDAKMTTKEIANQLNLSATAVYERIRKLEKNKIIRKYVALIDKEKVNRDFVVLCHIKLIQHKKEYVQDFEKEIMDLPEVMDCFHVSGDYDYILKIGVANIKDYRSFVVNKLTSLKHIGSSHSAFVIGEVKSTTAVSI; from the coding sequence ATGAACCTAGATGATACTGATAAAAAGTTGTTGATGCTACTGCAAGAAGATGCAAAAATGACTACTAAAGAAATTGCTAACCAACTGAATTTATCTGCAACAGCCGTATATGAGAGAATTCGTAAGTTGGAGAAAAACAAAATTATCCGCAAATATGTTGCTTTGATTGATAAAGAAAAGGTCAATCGTGATTTCGTGGTGCTTTGTCATATCAAACTGATTCAGCATAAAAAAGAATATGTACAGGATTTTGAAAAAGAAATTATGGATTTGCCAGAAGTTATGGATTGTTTCCATGTGAGTGGCGATTATGATTATATTTTGAAAATCGGTGTGGCTAATATTAAAGACTACCGAAGTTTTGTGGTCAACAAGTTAACATCGCTAAAACATATCGGAAGCTCGCATAGTGCTTTTGTAATTGGTGAAGTCAAATCCACGACGGCGGTTTCTATTTAA
- the rpsI gene encoding 30S ribosomal protein S9: MSTVHKIGRRKTSVARVYVKPGAGNITINGKDVKTYFGTDVLVYKTNQPFLLTETVGQYDVTVNVFGGGITGQAEAIRLGISRALCEINEEFRGFLKPHGLLTRDARMVERKKPGQKKARKRFQFSKR, translated from the coding sequence ATGTCTACAGTACACAAAATCGGAAGAAGAAAAACTTCTGTAGCTAGAGTATACGTAAAACCAGGTGCTGGTAACATCACTATCAATGGTAAAGACGTTAAAACTTACTTCGGGACAGACGTTTTAGTATACAAAACAAACCAACCATTTTTATTAACAGAAACTGTAGGTCAATATGATGTAACAGTTAATGTTTTTGGTGGTGGTATTACAGGTCAAGCTGAAGCTATTAGATTAGGAATTTCTAGAGCACTTTGCGAAATCAACGAAGAATTCAGAGGATTTTTAAAACCTCACGGTCTTCTTACAAGAGACGCAAGAATGGTAGAAAGAAAGAAACCAGGTCAGAAAAAAGCGAGAAAGAGATTCCAATTCTCAAAACGTTAA
- the rpsB gene encoding 30S ribosomal protein S2 produces the protein MAKANVKDLLEAGVHFGHMTRKWNPNMAPYIFMEKNGIHIVDLHKTAVKLDEACSALEKITSAGKKVLFVATKKQAKEVVAKHAAELNMPYITERWPGGMLTNFVTIRKAVKKMNHIDKMKKDGTFETLSKKERLQVDRQRANLEKNLGSISDMVRLPSAIFVVDIMREHIAVTEAKKLGIPVFGIVDTNSDPRKVDFVIPGNDDASKSIDMILSVVGEAVKEGQSQRKAEKEKSKEDEKATAEKDADFDA, from the coding sequence ATGGCAAAAGCAAATGTAAAAGACCTATTAGAGGCTGGCGTACACTTCGGTCACATGACGAGAAAGTGGAACCCAAATATGGCTCCATACATTTTCATGGAGAAAAACGGTATTCACATCGTAGATTTACATAAAACAGCTGTAAAATTAGACGAAGCTTGTAGTGCTTTAGAAAAAATTACATCTGCAGGCAAAAAAGTTCTTTTCGTAGCGACTAAAAAGCAAGCGAAAGAAGTTGTAGCAAAACACGCTGCAGAACTTAATATGCCTTATATTACTGAAAGATGGCCAGGTGGTATGCTTACCAACTTTGTTACAATCAGAAAAGCGGTTAAGAAAATGAACCACATTGATAAAATGAAGAAAGATGGTACTTTCGAAACTTTATCTAAAAAAGAAAGATTACAAGTTGATCGTCAAAGAGCTAACTTAGAAAAGAACTTAGGCTCTATTTCTGACATGGTGCGTCTTCCTTCTGCTATTTTCGTAGTAGATATTATGAGAGAACACATTGCCGTTACAGAAGCTAAAAAATTAGGTATTCCTGTTTTCGGTATTGTTGATACGAACTCTGATCCTAGAAAAGTTGACTTCGTTATACCAGGAAACGATGATGCTTCTAAGTCTATCGACATGATTCTTTCTGTAGTTGGAGAAGCTGTGAAAGAAGGTCAATCTCAAAGAAAAGCTGAGAAAGAAAAATCTAAAGAAGACGAAAAAGCAACAGCTGAAAAAGATGCTGACTTTGATGCTTAA